A window of the Xiashengella succiniciproducens genome harbors these coding sequences:
- the rplA gene encoding 50S ribosomal protein L1, with protein sequence MTKLTKNKKLALEKVDQKKSYTIEDATKLVKEISTTKFDASVDIDIRLGVDPRKANQMVRGVVTLPHGTGKQTRVLVLCTPDKEEEARKAGADHVGLDDYINKIKEGWTDIDVIITTPNVMGKVGALGRVLGPRGLMPNPKSGTVTMDIGKAVTEVKAGKIDFKVDRYGIIHTTVGKVSFTPEQLVDNVKEFVSTVMKLKPSAAKGAYVKSVFLSSTMSPGIRIEPKSLEV encoded by the coding sequence ATGACAAAACTGACAAAAAATAAGAAGTTAGCTCTAGAAAAGGTCGATCAGAAGAAGTCATATACTATCGAAGATGCAACAAAACTGGTTAAGGAAATTAGCACTACCAAGTTTGATGCTTCTGTTGATATTGATATTCGTCTGGGAGTTGACCCAAGAAAAGCTAACCAGATGGTTCGTGGCGTGGTTACCCTTCCACATGGTACAGGTAAGCAAACCAGAGTACTGGTTCTCTGTACGCCTGACAAGGAAGAGGAAGCCAGAAAAGCCGGTGCCGATCACGTTGGTTTGGATGACTATATCAACAAGATCAAAGAAGGTTGGACTGATATAGATGTGATTATCACTACTCCCAATGTGATGGGTAAGGTTGGTGCGTTAGGACGTGTTTTGGGACCCCGCGGTCTTATGCCGAACCCCAAAAGCGGTACTGTAACCATGGATATCGGTAAGGCTGTAACGGAAGTAAAAGCCGGTAAGATCGACTTCAAGGTTGACCGTTACGGTATTATACATACTACTGTCGGCAAGGTATCCTTTACCCCCGAGCAATTGGTAGATAACGTAAAGGAATTTGTTAGCACGGTTATGAAATTAAAACCGTCTGCTGCAAAAGGTGCCTACGTTAAGAGCGTATTCCTGTCTAGTACCATGAGTCCCGGAATTCGGATTGAACCCAAGTCTCTTGAGGTTTAA
- the nusG gene encoding transcription termination/antitermination protein NusG codes for MSEIEKKWYVLRAIGGKEKKVKEYIESEIANHKLQEYVSQVLIPAEKVYQIRNGKKISKERNFFPGYVLIEAALVGEIPHILKNVPNVIGFLTDREDEPTPLRSSEVNRILGKVDELTEANEEINIPFFVGETVKVSDGPFNGFTGVIEEVNEDKRKLKVMVKIFGRKTPLELSFLQVEKE; via the coding sequence ATGAGCGAAATTGAAAAAAAATGGTATGTACTTCGCGCTATCGGTGGTAAGGAGAAGAAGGTAAAGGAGTATATCGAGAGCGAAATTGCAAACCATAAGCTACAGGAGTATGTCAGCCAGGTTTTGATACCAGCCGAAAAGGTGTATCAAATCCGCAATGGCAAAAAGATCAGCAAGGAGAGGAACTTTTTCCCCGGCTATGTACTGATCGAGGCTGCACTTGTTGGTGAGATTCCCCATATCCTGAAGAATGTACCTAATGTTATAGGTTTCCTTACTGATAGGGAAGATGAACCTACTCCACTTCGTTCTTCTGAAGTTAACCGCATTCTGGGTAAGGTAGATGAACTTACTGAGGCAAATGAGGAGATAAATATACCCTTCTTTGTTGGCGAAACTGTTAAGGTATCAGATGGACCATTTAATGGTTTTACCGGCGTTATTGAGGAGGTTAACGAAGACAAGAGGAAATTGAAAGTAATGGTCAAAATATTTGGCCGAAAAACTCCACTTGAATTAAGCTTTTTACAGGTTGAAAAGGAATAG
- the secE gene encoding preprotein translocase subunit SecE: MNKIRTYFQEVHTELVKKTSWPTWSELQSSAVVVMVASAIIAIVVYLMDVSFDTILDWLYNKLY; the protein is encoded by the coding sequence ATGAATAAAATTAGGACGTATTTTCAGGAAGTTCATACAGAACTTGTAAAGAAAACCTCTTGGCCGACATGGTCAGAGCTACAGAGCAGTGCGGTTGTTGTAATGGTAGCTTCAGCTATTATTGCAATTGTCGTTTATCTGATGGACGTTTCATTCGACACTATACTTGATTGGCTCTACAATAAGTTATACTAA
- the rplK gene encoding 50S ribosomal protein L11 produces MAKEVETFIKLQIKGGAANPSPPVGPALGSKGVNIMEFCKQFNARTQDRPGKVLPVLITVYKDKSFEFVVKTTPAAVQLLEAAKIKGGSAEPNRKKVASVSWDQIKTIAEDKMADLNCFTMDSAMRMIAGTARSMGITVDGEFPGNN; encoded by the coding sequence ATGGCTAAAGAAGTAGAAACGTTTATTAAACTTCAAATCAAAGGTGGCGCAGCAAATCCATCACCCCCAGTAGGTCCCGCTTTGGGTTCTAAGGGTGTGAACATTATGGAGTTCTGTAAGCAATTCAATGCCAGGACACAGGACAGGCCCGGAAAGGTTTTGCCGGTTCTAATAACTGTTTATAAGGACAAGTCATTTGAGTTTGTCGTTAAGACAACTCCGGCAGCTGTTCAGTTGTTGGAAGCAGCTAAAATTAAGGGTGGTTCAGCTGAACCAAACAGAAAGAAGGTAGCTTCCGTTTCCTGGGATCAAATCAAGACCATCGCTGAAGATAAGATGGCTGATTTGAATTGCTTTACTATGGATTCCGCAATGAGGATGATTGCAGGTACCGCCAGAAGTATGGGTATCACTGTTGATGGTGAATTCCCTGGTAACAATTAA
- the rplJ gene encoding 50S ribosomal protein L10, with the protein MKKTEKAEIIQELASKIKEYPHFYVTDTSGMNAAETTALRRLCYQKDVQLVVVKNTLFNKAIEASERNIEGIDVTLKGVSAIMFTNTGNLPAKLIKDFAKKTQRPALKGAFVEESVYVGANQLDTLATIKSKEELLGDVIGLLQSPIKNVVSALQSGGTTIHGLLKTLEERN; encoded by the coding sequence ATGAAAAAGACAGAAAAAGCTGAAATAATCCAAGAACTGGCGTCTAAGATAAAGGAGTATCCACACTTTTATGTTACAGATACTTCAGGAATGAACGCTGCTGAAACAACAGCATTGCGTCGTCTCTGCTATCAAAAAGACGTGCAGCTGGTGGTAGTCAAGAATACATTGTTCAATAAGGCTATCGAGGCCAGCGAAAGGAACATCGAAGGAATTGATGTTACCCTTAAAGGCGTATCCGCTATAATGTTTACCAATACCGGTAACCTGCCGGCAAAACTGATCAAAGACTTTGCAAAGAAGACTCAACGTCCTGCGCTTAAAGGTGCTTTCGTTGAAGAATCAGTTTACGTTGGTGCAAATCAGCTGGATACTCTGGCTACAATCAAATCTAAAGAGGAACTGCTTGGCGACGTTATCGGTCTGCTTCAATCGCCGATCAAGAATGTTGTATCAGCACTTCAATCCGGTGGTACTACAATCCACGGACTCCTCAAAACTTTGGAAGAGAGAAACTAA
- the rplL gene encoding 50S ribosomal protein L7/L12, protein MADIKKLAEELVNLTVKEVNELATILKDEYGIEPAAAAVAVAPAAGGDAAEAAVQTEFDVILKSAGGSKLAIVKLVKEMTGVGLKEAKELVDKAPTAIKEKVTKEEAEALKAQLEEAGAEVELK, encoded by the coding sequence ATGGCAGATATTAAGAAGCTTGCAGAAGAATTAGTTAATCTTACTGTAAAAGAAGTTAATGAGTTAGCTACTATATTGAAAGATGAATATGGTATTGAGCCAGCTGCTGCTGCTGTAGCTGTTGCACCTGCTGCTGGTGGTGATGCTGCTGAAGCTGCTGTACAAACTGAGTTTGACGTAATCCTGAAGTCTGCAGGCGGTTCAAAACTAGCTATCGTTAAGCTTGTTAAGGAAATGACTGGTGTTGGTCTGAAGGAAGCTAAGGAATTAGTTGACAAGGCTCCTACAGCTATCAAGGAAAAAGTAACTAAGGAAGAAGCTGAAGCATTAAAAGCACAATTAGAAGAAGCTGGAGCAGAAGTTGAACTTAAGTAA